The following coding sequences lie in one Fimbriimonadaceae bacterium genomic window:
- the guaA gene encoding glutamine-hydrolyzing GMP synthase, producing MTHQTVLVVDFGGQYTQLIVRRVRELNVYSEMVPWMCAADKIREMKPDAVILSGGPKSVLGEGAPDLDFSILEGLPVLGICYGMQLMAHRMGGRVEKSNDREYGFRHLQSVLPNSAPSFLSGSQVWMSHGDQVMDTPSGFHKTAQTDSCPVAAFENAELKMVGVQFHPEVSHTPGGMNVLRYFLLDVAGLKGDWTSQNFIDEEVEKIREQVGPDGKVLCAVSGGVDSSVMAALLIKAIGDRAVCVFVDHGLLRKNEAAQVEETFGGHFNANIKVFHEHDRFFGALKGTSEPEAKRKIIGEQFVHVFEDHAKELSGCDWLAQGTLYPDVIESGSPTAAKIKTHHNVGGLPAWMQMKLIEPLRWLFKDEVRAVGRKLGLPDDMVDREPFPGPGLGVRILGEVTPERVKMTQDADWIFRQELRKHDLHKGIWQSYAALLDVRSVGVMGDERTYEQPIVLRAVQSEDAMTARAVHIPFEILEHIATRIVNEVNGVNRVVYDLTSKPPATIEWE from the coding sequence ATGACCCACCAGACCGTCTTAGTTGTCGACTTCGGAGGCCAGTACACACAGCTCATCGTCCGCAGAGTGCGCGAGCTCAACGTCTACAGCGAGATGGTGCCGTGGATGTGCGCCGCCGACAAGATTCGCGAGATGAAGCCGGACGCCGTCATCCTTAGCGGTGGGCCCAAGTCCGTCCTCGGTGAGGGCGCACCCGACCTCGACTTTAGCATCCTCGAAGGTCTGCCCGTTCTCGGCATCTGCTACGGGATGCAGCTCATGGCGCATCGTATGGGCGGACGGGTTGAAAAGTCGAACGACCGCGAGTATGGCTTCCGACATTTGCAGAGTGTGCTGCCAAATTCTGCCCCCTCTTTTCTCTCAGGATCGCAGGTCTGGATGAGTCACGGAGACCAAGTGATGGATACCCCGTCGGGTTTTCACAAAACGGCGCAGACGGACAGTTGCCCAGTAGCTGCTTTTGAGAATGCCGAACTGAAAATGGTCGGTGTTCAGTTTCATCCCGAAGTCAGTCATACCCCAGGGGGCATGAATGTTCTCCGATATTTCCTGCTCGACGTTGCCGGACTAAAAGGCGACTGGACTTCCCAGAATTTCATCGACGAAGAGGTCGAAAAAATCCGCGAGCAGGTCGGTCCTGACGGGAAAGTTCTCTGCGCTGTATCGGGAGGAGTCGATAGCTCCGTCATGGCCGCATTGCTCATCAAAGCGATTGGCGATCGAGCGGTTTGTGTGTTCGTGGATCACGGACTGCTCCGAAAGAATGAGGCCGCCCAAGTGGAGGAAACCTTTGGCGGGCACTTCAACGCAAACATCAAAGTCTTCCACGAGCACGACCGCTTTTTCGGCGCTCTCAAGGGTACATCCGAGCCAGAAGCCAAGCGCAAAATCATCGGCGAGCAGTTTGTCCACGTTTTCGAGGATCACGCCAAAGAGCTGAGCGGATGCGACTGGCTCGCCCAGGGCACTCTGTATCCCGACGTGATCGAATCGGGCTCACCCACAGCGGCAAAGATCAAGACTCACCACAACGTCGGCGGCCTACCTGCATGGATGCAGATGAAGCTAATCGAACCTTTGCGCTGGCTTTTTAAGGATGAGGTCCGTGCTGTTGGACGAAAGCTCGGTCTGCCCGACGATATGGTGGATCGCGAGCCGTTCCCCGGCCCCGGCTTGGGCGTGCGCATCCTTGGCGAGGTTACTCCTGAGCGGGTGAAGATGACTCAAGACGCAGACTGGATCTTCCGGCAGGAACTTCGAAAACATGACCTGCACAAGGGGATTTGGCAATCGTACGCGGCGCTCTTGGACGTTCGCAGTGTGGGCGTGATGGGTGACGAGCGCACCTATGAACAGCCGATCGTGCTGCGCGCTGTCCAGAGCGAAGATGCGATGACGGCAAGAGCCGTGCACATTCCGTTTGAGATTCTCGAGCACATCGCAACGCGAATTGTGAACGAGGTGAACGGAGTGAACCGAGTGGTCTACGATCTCACCAGCAAACCCCCAGCGACGATTGAGTGGGAATAG